Part of the Crossiella cryophila genome, ACGGTGCCGATCTCCCGTCGCCACCGCTGGTCCTGGCGGGCGTCCGGCGGCTCGCAGATCAGGCAGGCGCACTCGGTTGTCCTCGGCACAGCCCGACGGTAACCGCCGATGCCGCACAATGGCGGCATGCCGCGTTATGAGTTCCGCTGCCGCGAGTGCGGCGACACCTTCGAGCTGTCCCGCCCGATGAGCGCCTCCAGCGACCCGGCGACCTGCCCCGGCGGCCACACCGACACGGTGAAGCTGCTGACCACCCTCGGCATGACCGGCCGCGGCGGCAGCGCGCCCGCGCCGGCCGGTGGTGGCGGTGGCGGGGGTTGCTGCGGTGGCGGCTGCTGCGGCTGAGCACCGCCTGACCGCCGGCTGCCCCGAGCACGCGGCCCGGCTGCCCTGACCGGGTGGCACCGCCCACCCGAACCGGCGACCGCGCTACCCAGCAGGCCCCGGACCGGCTAACCAGGAGGGCACGCCCGGCAGCTCGGAGGAAACACATGCTCAGGCCACTGGCCCTCGTTCTCACCTCGGCGATCGTCGGCGCCACCCTGGCCGGACCGGCGGCCACCGCGCACGCCGACGCCGAGGAGTGCGTGTCCTACGCGATGAGCGAGGCCGACGCAGGCATCCTGCTCGCCGACCTGGCCTGCGCCGCGGTCACCTTCCTGGACTGCTACCGGGTCTTCCGCGCCGAGTACGGCCCGCAGCTGTGGGCGATGACCGCCTGCGAGCTGCGCTGACACTGTCCTCCTGACGGTCTCCTCCGGCTGGCCCCTTGCGCCGCGCTCGCCCTGCTCCTAGCGTTGCAAACGCTTACATTTTGACCGCCGCCTCTTCGCAGCAGCCCCTGCGCCGCCACGCGGGTCAGTGGAACCGCACCGAGGAGGACCCCGCTCATGAACCGATCCTGGCGATCCCGCCTGCTCGTCCTGGGCACCGCGGGCGCCACCGTGCTGGCCATGGCGACCCCCGCCCTGGCCGCGCCGGAGGCCACCTTCAACATCAGGGACTACGGCGCCAAGGGGGATGGCAAGGCCATCGACTCGCCCGCCATCGACAAGGCGATCACCGCGGCCAGTGCCGCCGGTGGCGGTGTGGTCGAGGTGCCCTCGGGCACCTACCTGTCCCGGTCCATCCACCTCAAGAGCAACATCACCATCAACCTGGCCGCCGGGTCGAAGATCATCGCGGCCGGCAGTGGCATGGACAAGCCGGAGCCCAACGAGTTCGACGACTACCAGGACTTCGGGCACAGCCACTTCCGCAACGCCCTGCTCTGGGGCGAGAACGTCTCCAACATCCACTTCACCGGGACCGGCACCATCGACGGTGACAACAAGCTGGACACCAGCAACAACCCGGGTTCCGGCATCGCGGACAAGGCGATCTCGCTGAAGTTCTGCAAGAACGTGACGCTGACCGGCATCACCATGCGCCAGGGCGGGCACTTCGCGGTGCTGGCCAACGGGTGCGACGGGATGAAGTTCAGCAACGTCAAGATCCTCACCTCCGAGGACCGGGACGGGATCAACATCATCAACAGCTCGAACGTGGAGGTCGCCGACTCCATCGTGGAGGCCAGTGACGACGCGGTGGTCTTCAAGAGCGACTACGCCCTCGGCAAGACCTTCGTCAGCCAGAACAACGTGGTGCGCGATTCCACCATCAAGTCCACCGAGAACAACGCGCTCCAGTTCGGCTCGGAGACCTGCGGGAACTTCCGCAACATCCGGTTCAGCAACCTCAAGGTCACCGGCGCGGGCAAGGCCGGGCTGGGCATCGTGTCCATGGACGGCTCGGTGATCGAGGACATCCACTACAACAACATCACCCTGACCCGCACCACCACGCCGATCTTCCTGCACGTCGGCAAGCGCTCGCGCTGCCCAGGCAAGCCGCCTGCCGGCAAGATCCGCGACATCCACTTCACCGACATCACCGGCACCAGCCTGACCTCGCCGACCACCGTGCCGGGCGGCCCCGAGCACACCAGCACGATCAGCGGCCGCACCGACTCGATGATCGAGGACGTCACCTTCACCAACGTCAAGCTCAACGTGCCAGGCAACCACCCGGCCTCCGACGCCAACCGGGTGCCGCCGGAGAACAGCACCGAGTACCCGCCGCGGATCTTCGGCGTGC contains:
- a CDS encoding glycoside hydrolase family 28 protein — encoded protein: MNRSWRSRLLVLGTAGATVLAMATPALAAPEATFNIRDYGAKGDGKAIDSPAIDKAITAASAAGGGVVEVPSGTYLSRSIHLKSNITINLAAGSKIIAAGSGMDKPEPNEFDDYQDFGHSHFRNALLWGENVSNIHFTGTGTIDGDNKLDTSNNPGSGIADKAISLKFCKNVTLTGITMRQGGHFAVLANGCDGMKFSNVKILTSEDRDGINIINSSNVEVADSIVEASDDAVVFKSDYALGKTFVSQNNVVRDSTIKSTENNALQFGSETCGNFRNIRFSNLKVTGAGKAGLGIVSMDGSVIEDIHYNNITLTRTTTPIFLHVGKRSRCPGKPPAGKIRDIHFTDITGTSLTSPTTVPGGPEHTSTISGRTDSMIEDVTFTNVKLNVPGNHPASDANRVPPENSTEYPPRIFGVRPSFGFWIRHAKDIKFVGSTFEFEKNDGRPAFLTNDTTGVTINGVKVERSTGPYDVTFQKSSGQSVTGSSTTTGAELRTRTQN
- a CDS encoding FmdB family zinc ribbon protein, whose product is MPRYEFRCRECGDTFELSRPMSASSDPATCPGGHTDTVKLLTTLGMTGRGGSAPAPAGGGGGGGCCGGGCCG